The genomic region TTTGTAACTCAGGAAGGTGCGAAATAAAGTAACGGTAAACTATACGCTGAGGAGGTTCCATGAAGCTTGACGAGGTAAGTATTGATGGACATTATAGAGAGATTGGAGATATCCTTAGAGAAGGACAGAAGAAGAGAGGCCTTCTTATCCACGCCTTCCAGGAGATGCAAAAGGAATACAATTATCTTCCAGAGGAAAAACTCAGGGAACTGTCACTTAAGCTCGAAATACCTCTGGCTGAGGTTTACAGCACGGCATCATTCTACAAGCATTTTTACTTCAAGCCCCGGGGCAAAAAGATCGTGAGCGTCTGCATGGGCACGGCATGTCACGTAAGGGGCGCTTCGAAGGTGCTTAATAGACTCGAAGAGGATTTCAAGGTGAAGGCTGGAGAGACGACTCCTGACATGTCCGTGACTCTCGAAACTGTCGGCTGTGTCGGATGCTGCGGTCTCGCACCCGTCGTCACGGTAAATGAAGAGGTTTTCGGTGATGTCGGCACAAAGAAGGTCGATGAGATTATGTCGACGGTAAAAAAATAACAGGGAGCTTGTCATGGTGAGATTGAAAAATATAGACGATCTGAGAACGTTGAGGGTTAAACTCTCGTCAGAGGTCTTTCCGCAGGGCAAAGACAGGGCGAGGGTCTGCTGCGGTACCGCCTGCACCGCATCCGGCTCCGCAAGGGTCATTGATGCGCTGGTGGGCGAAGCAAGGAAGAGGGGAGTCGATGTCGAAATTATAAAGACGGGCTGCCAGGGCATGTGCCAGAGGGGCCCTATCATGAAAGTCGAGCCCCATGAAATCTTCTACGAGAGGGTAAGGCCAGAGCAGGTTCCCCCTCTCATAGACCATACCTTTTTGAGCGGAACGCCTTACCGGCAGGCTCTATACCGTGAAGATATCTTGAGTGAGCCGACGACGGAGATGCTTGACCTCCCCTTTTATAAGAAACAGGTGAGGATCGCCTTGAGGAATAATGTCAAGATTGACCCCACGAATATTTACCATTACATAGCGGTCGGAGGATATGCCGGCATCGAGAAGGCCCTGTCCTCCATGACTCCTGATGATGTGCTCCACGAAGTTGACCATGCGATCCTGAGAGGAAGAGGAGGCGCAGGGTTCCCGGCCGGAAAGAAGTGGCATCACACAAAGAGCGCACCGGGCAAGATCAAATTCGTCATTGCCAACGGCGATGAGGGAGATCCCGGTGCATTCATGGACAGATCGATCATGGAAGGCGATCCCCACAGTCTCTTTGAAGGGATGCTCCTGTGCGCTTACGCAATAGGGGCTCAATATGGTTTCGTGTACGTGAGGCACGAATATCCCCTCGCGGTGAAGAACCTCAAGCACGCGATAAAACAGGCAGAGGAGCTCGGCCTCCTCGGCAAAAATATCCTCGGAACGGACTTCAGTTTCCATCTGGACGTTAGGGAGGGTGCAGGAGCCTTTGTCTGCGGTGAGTCAACGTCTCTCGTAGCTTCTATTGAGGGCGAAAGGGGTTTTCCGAGGCCCCGTCCGCCGAGGCTCTCGGAACCGGGGGGTGGCGTCTGGGGGTATCCGAGTAATCTGAACAACATAGAAACTTACGCCTGTGTGGCGCCGATCATCGAAAAAGGCGCCGAATGGTTCAGGAGCATCGGCACGAAGACTTCGCCCGGCACCAAGGTCTTTGCGCTCACCGGGAAGGTGAAGAATACGGGACTCGTGGAGGTCCCCATGGGCATGACCCTGAGGGAAATCATCTTCGACATCGGCGGTGGAATACTGCATGATAAGGCGATCAAGGCCGTCCAGACAGGCGGACCATCGGGCGGTTGCATACCGGCACATTTGCTTGACCTGCCGGCAGACTTTGATTCGCTCACAAAGGCAGGATCGATGATGGGATCGGGCGGCATGGTAGTGATGGACGAGGAGACCTGCATGGTTGATGTGGCAAAATACTTTCTCTCCTTTTCCCTGTCGGAGTCCTGCGGGAAGTGTCCTCCCTGCAGGCTCGGGACCTATCAGATGTTCCAGATCCTCGAAAGGATCACTCAGGGGAAGGGTCAGGACGGCGACCTCCAAAGGCTCTATAACATGGGGAAACAGATCCAGAGGGGATCGCTCTGCGGTCTGGGACAGAGTGCTCCGAATCCCGTGCTCAGCACCATTAAGTATTTCAGGGACGAATACGAGGAGCACATCTATGGCAAATACTGCAGGGCTAACGTCTGCGGCGGCATGGGGGTCTTTACGATCAATTCTGCCGAGTGCTTCAGCTGCGGACTCTGCAAGGCCGCTTGCGCCTATGGGGCCGTCAAGGAGACAAGGAGCAGGTATTTCATAGATCAGGATGCCTGCGCGAAGTGCAAGGCGTGTTACGCCGCCTGCCCGATCGGTGCCGTAAAGATACGGAAACAGAGCATAGTCCGGCTTGAGGAGCAGTTCCGGGTACCGATAGATAAGATTGAGATTCTTGAAAGGAGAGCAAAGATGACATTACGAGACCTTATTGCGGCCAAGCCGATGAAGATCGTGACGTGCAACACATCGTGTATCGTGGCCGACGCGGTGACGATCATGGACGGGAACAACGTCGGTTCCATACTCGTCTATGATGAGAACAAGAAGCTCGCAGGCATCTTTACCGAGAGAGATATCATGCACTGTTTTGCGAAGAACGTCTCATTTAAGGAAGAGACAATGGAGAAGGTCATGAGTCGTGATCCTGTGATCCTCGATGCCTCGACGGACATCAGCGTGGCTGTTACGGTCATGTCTGAGAAGAAGATCAGACATCTGCCCGTCCTTGAAGGCGGGAAGATAATCGGCATGGTCTCATACAGGGACCTCGTATCATATCTGCTGCCTGAAGTGATTTACATGGCAGAAGATATCTATTAGAGCAGAGGTGACTATGACCGGTGAGAGCATCACAGAAATGAAAGAGCTGAAGGTTGAGGAGATCAAGGCACTGGCCGAGGAGAAGGGCTGTCCCGTCCAGAAGGCCCTCTATTATATCACCGAGTTTCTGTCAGGGCCTATGTGCAGCAGGTGCTTCCCCTGCTCCTTTGGCAGCTATGAGGCGCGGATGAGGCTCGAGAAGATTGCGAATGGTCGGGGAGAGGAGGCAGACCTCCGGACCCTCCGGAGGGTTGCCGAAGATATGCTCGTGTCGTCGATGTGCAAGAAGGGAAAGGACACCGCGAGGTTTATCATCGACTGGATGGAGACCGATGTGTTCCGCGAACATGTCGACGGGATTTGTCCCGCGAAGGATTGCACGGCCCTTATCGAATACCGTGTCATACCTGAACGATGCACGTCATGCGGTCTCTGCCTCGACGCCTGCTCGTACCATGCAATCCTCGGCGAAAAGAGCAAGCCCTTTTTGAGCGGCTATGTACCCTTCGAGATACGGCAGAAGCGATGTATGAAGTGCGACGCCTGCCGGAAGGTCTGTCCTACAGAAGCGATACTCATTGCCGGCGCAAAGAAAAAGGAGCTAGCAGGTGTATAGAGAAAAATATTCCCTCAGCGGGTCATTGAGGGATAGAGGATCAAGAGAGCATACCGATGACTCGATCGCAACGCCCTCATAAATCAATAACGGTATTCAGGAGGCTTTTATGGCAAAGACAGTAAAACTGAAAATAGACGGCAAGGAGATTCAGGCGTCAGAGGGCATGAACCTCATCGATGCCGCTGAAGTGGCCGGCATTCATATACCGAATCTCTGTTACCTGAAAGGGATGAAGGGGATCGGCGCATGCAGGCTCTGTATGGTAGAGGTTGAGGGACTGAAGGCGCCGATGATCGCCTGCACGACAAAGGTGAAGGAAGGTATGCATGTCAAGACGAAGACCGATCAGGTGTTGGAGACGCGGAAATTCGTCATTGACCTCATCCTCTCCATGCATCCCCTCGATTGCATGACCTGCACGAAGGCCGGGGTATGCAACCTCCAGAACTATGCCTATGATTTTGAGATACAAGAGTCGAGCTTCACGAGAAAGAAGTTCGGCTTTGCTCCGGACAACGCAAATCCCTTTATAAAACTCGATCCTGATTACTGTGTCCTCTGCGGAAGGTGCGTGAGGGTCTGCAAGAACCAGGGCACGAACGTTCTCGAATTCATGGGAAGGGGTGTGGGCTCGAAAGTTACGACAGCCGGAGACAAACCTCTCGATAAATCGGACTGTACCTTCTGCGGCAGTTGCGTTGACGTCTGTCCTGTGAACGCAATCCTCGAGGCAGACCGGTGGCGCAGGGGGAGGAACTGGGACTATGACGAGATCGAGTCGACATGCCTTCTTTGCGGCAATGCCTGTGATATTAGGGTGAGCACAAAGGACGGCAGGGTGATGAGAATCGGTGCAAAAACCCTGGAAGGTTCCGCGGAAAAGTATATCTGCGCCTATGGCAGATTCGGGTTCGACTCCATAGAGGCCGACACAAGGGTGACGGCCCCTCTCAAACGTGTAGGCGGCGAACTCAGGGAGACGTCCTGGGAAGATGCCCTGGATATTGTTGCTAAGGCGTTAAAAGAGGCGGGCAGCAATTCAGGGTTCCTTACGACGGGAGGGATCCTCAACGAGGATGTCCTTACCTTAAGAACGCTTGCCTCTGAGGCGGTGAAGACCGAAAACATCGACAGCACCGTGAGCCTTTATGGTAACGCAGAGACACTGCTCTCGGATAACGTAGATCCCGATACTGCGGATCTCCTTGTCCTTGTTGATCTCGCTCCGAATCAATGGACACGCGTATTACCCGCCCTTGACGCGATCATAAGGAGACGGATCAATGCGGGCGCAAAGCTCATCACGATTCATGATTCTGAGACAAAGACTTCCTCCGTTGCGGAAGTCGACCTTCCCGGAGACTGTGCCGAGACATTGAGGAGTCTCGCAAAAGCGCTTATCGACAAGGGTATACCTGCAGACAAAAATCTCGCATCGGCCGTTTCCCAGGCAACACTTACTGAAGCCGTCGACAAGGCGGCTTCGATCTATGCTGAGGCGAAGAGTGTGTCCGTCCTGACATCTCCGGCGATGTATAAAGCAGCAGCCAATCTGGCCCTCCTGAAGGGTTCTGTGGTCTCCGTTCCTGCCGAGGCCAATGCGAAGGGTGTCCTTCTCATGGGAGTCAAGGGCGACGGCAAGACCTATTCGGACATGGCCATTGGGGGATTGGAACTCCTCTATACAGTAGGCGAAGTGCCCCTGAAAACGAAACCTTCAGTCGGTCTTCTCGTAGTACAGAGCTCCCATCTCACAGAACTCGCCAGGCAGGCGGACGTGGTGTTACCCTCTGCAGCATACCTCGAAGCGGATGGCTCCATCGTCGATTATTTGGGAAGGATGCGGCGAGTCGTCAAAGCCGTTGAGCCAGCAGGCGGTGCCAAACCGCACAGGGCAATATTTGCTGAGATCGCAAAGGCCATGGGGGCAGACGTGAAGGAGGCAGGGGAGAACAATGCGAAGAAATTCGCAAAGATGAAGCCGAAGGTCTCCCTCAATCCCTTCACACGCACTGATGGGCTTCACGTGAAGGTTGATG from Thermodesulfovibrionales bacterium harbors:
- a CDS encoding NAD(P)H-dependent oxidoreductase subunit E encodes the protein MKLDEVSIDGHYREIGDILREGQKKRGLLIHAFQEMQKEYNYLPEEKLRELSLKLEIPLAEVYSTASFYKHFYFKPRGKKIVSVCMGTACHVRGASKVLNRLEEDFKVKAGETTPDMSVTLETVGCVGCCGLAPVVTVNEEVFGDVGTKKVDEIMSTVKK
- a CDS encoding NADH-ubiquinone oxidoreductase-F iron-sulfur binding region domain-containing protein; protein product: MVRLKNIDDLRTLRVKLSSEVFPQGKDRARVCCGTACTASGSARVIDALVGEARKRGVDVEIIKTGCQGMCQRGPIMKVEPHEIFYERVRPEQVPPLIDHTFLSGTPYRQALYREDILSEPTTEMLDLPFYKKQVRIALRNNVKIDPTNIYHYIAVGGYAGIEKALSSMTPDDVLHEVDHAILRGRGGAGFPAGKKWHHTKSAPGKIKFVIANGDEGDPGAFMDRSIMEGDPHSLFEGMLLCAYAIGAQYGFVYVRHEYPLAVKNLKHAIKQAEELGLLGKNILGTDFSFHLDVREGAGAFVCGESTSLVASIEGERGFPRPRPPRLSEPGGGVWGYPSNLNNIETYACVAPIIEKGAEWFRSIGTKTSPGTKVFALTGKVKNTGLVEVPMGMTLREIIFDIGGGILHDKAIKAVQTGGPSGGCIPAHLLDLPADFDSLTKAGSMMGSGGMVVMDEETCMVDVAKYFLSFSLSESCGKCPPCRLGTYQMFQILERITQGKGQDGDLQRLYNMGKQIQRGSLCGLGQSAPNPVLSTIKYFRDEYEEHIYGKYCRANVCGGMGVFTINSAECFSCGLCKAACAYGAVKETRSRYFIDQDACAKCKACYAACPIGAVKIRKQSIVRLEEQFRVPIDKIEILERRAKMTLRDLIAAKPMKIVTCNTSCIVADAVTIMDGNNVGSILVYDENKKLAGIFTERDIMHCFAKNVSFKEETMEKVMSRDPVILDASTDISVAVTVMSEKKIRHLPVLEGGKIIGMVSYRDLVSYLLPEVIYMAEDIY
- a CDS encoding NADH-ubiquinone oxidoreductase-F iron-sulfur binding region domain-containing protein, coding for MTGESITEMKELKVEEIKALAEEKGCPVQKALYYITEFLSGPMCSRCFPCSFGSYEARMRLEKIANGRGEEADLRTLRRVAEDMLVSSMCKKGKDTARFIIDWMETDVFREHVDGICPAKDCTALIEYRVIPERCTSCGLCLDACSYHAILGEKSKPFLSGYVPFEIRQKRCMKCDACRKVCPTEAILIAGAKKKELAGV
- a CDS encoding molybdopterin-dependent oxidoreductase, which gives rise to MAKTVKLKIDGKEIQASEGMNLIDAAEVAGIHIPNLCYLKGMKGIGACRLCMVEVEGLKAPMIACTTKVKEGMHVKTKTDQVLETRKFVIDLILSMHPLDCMTCTKAGVCNLQNYAYDFEIQESSFTRKKFGFAPDNANPFIKLDPDYCVLCGRCVRVCKNQGTNVLEFMGRGVGSKVTTAGDKPLDKSDCTFCGSCVDVCPVNAILEADRWRRGRNWDYDEIESTCLLCGNACDIRVSTKDGRVMRIGAKTLEGSAEKYICAYGRFGFDSIEADTRVTAPLKRVGGELRETSWEDALDIVAKALKEAGSNSGFLTTGGILNEDVLTLRTLASEAVKTENIDSTVSLYGNAETLLSDNVDPDTADLLVLVDLAPNQWTRVLPALDAIIRRRINAGAKLITIHDSETKTSSVAEVDLPGDCAETLRSLAKALIDKGIPADKNLASAVSQATLTEAVDKAASIYAEAKSVSVLTSPAMYKAAANLALLKGSVVSVPAEANAKGVLLMGVKGDGKTYSDMAIGGLELLYTVGEVPLKTKPSVGLLVVQSSHLTELARQADVVLPSAAYLEADGSIVDYLGRMRRVVKAVEPAGGAKPHRAIFAEIAKAMGADVKEAGENNAKKFAKMKPKVSLNPFTRTDGLHVKVDEIIESMNAPVIDGSRLLWLKESAHTMMAASGV